The Papio anubis isolate 15944 unplaced genomic scaffold, Panubis1.0 scaffold527, whole genome shotgun sequence genome includes a window with the following:
- the LOC116273299 gene encoding ATP-dependent 6-phosphofructokinase, platelet type-like: protein MLGPHAQVQWGALLHSSGSSGMVGAPWPWGGVTDLCDQTCNHIKQSASGTKQRVFIIKSMGGYCGYLANMGGSRLEPMPHTFSKSPSTSGICSPMWST from the exons ATGCTGGGACCACATGCTCAGGTGCAGTGGGGGGCCTTGCTGCACTCGTCAGGGAGCTCTGGGATGGTGGGTGCACCCTGGCCCTGGGGTGGAGTGACTGATCTCTGTGACCAAACCTGCAACCACATCAAGCAGTCTGCCAGCGGCACCAAGCAGCGCGTGTTCATCATCAAGTCCATGGGCGGCTACTGTGgctacctggccaacatggggggCTCACGGCTGGAGCCGATGCCGCATACATTTTCGAAGAGCCCTTCAACATCAGGGATCTGCAG TCCAATGTGGAGCACCTGA